From the Cololabis saira isolate AMF1-May2022 chromosome 13, fColSai1.1, whole genome shotgun sequence genome, the window gaaagtaggactagggggattgggactggaaagtaggactagggggattgggactggaaagtaggactaggggggacggggactggaaagtaggactaggggggactgggactggaaagtaggactaggggggattggaactggaaagtaggactagggggactgggactggaaagtaggactaggggggattggaactggaaagtaggactagggggattgggactggaaagtaggactaggggggactgggactggaaagtaggactaggggggactgggactggaaagtaggactagggggggactgggactggaaagtaggactagggggattgggactggaaagtaggactagggggggactgggactggaaagtaggactagggggggactgggactggaaagtaggactagggggactgggactggaaagtaggactaggggggattggaactggaaagtaggactaggggggactgggactggaaagtaggactagggggggattggaactggaaagtaggactagggggactgggactggaaagtaggactagggggactgggactggaaagtaggactagggggattggaactggaaagtaggactaggggggactgggactggaaagtaggactaggggggattggaactggaaagtaggactaggggggattgggactggaaagtaggactaggggggactgggactggaaagtaggactaggggggattggaactggaaagtaggactaggggggattgggactggaaagtaggactaggggggattggaactggaaagtaggactaggggggattggaactggaaagtaggactaggggggattggaactggaaagtaggactagggggattgggactggaaagtaggactagggggattgggactggaaagtaggactagggggggattggaacTGGGCCTAAGACTAGCTGTGTTTAAGGGCagagctaatggggatccttacagATAAACAATGATGGGCCGGTGTGGTAACCATGGTGACGTGGTAACCATGGTGACGTGCTTGTCCTGCAGGAGCTGGGCGTGGCCGTGACCCACTCCAACCAGGACGTGGTCTCCGGGTCAGACCTGGTGTTCGTGGCGGTGAAGCCTCACCTGGTTCCGCTGGTTCTGAACGAGGTGTCGGGTCTCGTCACCAACAGACACGTGCTGGTGTCGGTGGCCGCCGGGGTGACGCTGGCGGCGCTGGAGGAGGTGACACCCCCAAACCACCCCCAAACCACCCACAAACCACCCCCAAACCACTCCCAAACCACCCCCAAACCACCCCCAAACCACCCACAAACCACCCCCAAACCACTCCCAAACCACCCCAAACCACTCCCAAACCACCCCCAAACCACTCCCAAACCACCCCCAAACCACCCCCAAACCACTCCCAAACCACCCCCAAACCACCCCCAAACCACCCCCAAACCACTCCCAAACCACCCCCAAACCACCCCCAAACCACCCCCAAACCACTCCCAAACCACTCCCAAACCACCCCCAAACCACCCCCAAACCACCCCCAAACCACCCCCAAACCACCCCCAAACCACCCCCAAACCACCCCCAAACCACTCCCAAACCACTCCCAAACCACACCCCGTCCCGCCTGTTATGACTGGACACGTGTTCAGACCTTAATCAGGTTCCGTCTTGTGAGATCGGCATATTATATAATtggagttttccaggacattttggacagcacgttttcaacaaaactaccccatgtctcattcacctgtaagcgaggcaggtcttaggggggggcaggggtgggctgtgtccacccaaacgtgcatcctgcccacccattcaaagttatggggatcctttatttttttataattttattttttataaatattaaaaaatatcccagaatatctgtaccgtttctgattggttgggcactgcgcatcatttttagacacaacaatgaacgcataccgcaaaagtttaCCCGAAGTCCCaggaaaatgagcacaacagagaagttcagaacagcagacactgaaggctgatttatggttccgcgttacaccaacgcagaatggtgcatGTCgccgcgtagggtacgccgtgccctacggcgtagccgtggccccagagcctgcagcgctccgccacccgctctccgctctcgccgggatggagacgcctccatccccacagaCCCCCATACTGCTTCCGAGTCGGAGCTGCTGCCGCGCTTCAGTGcggcttcacgtgtccccgcaggctgctgctgctgctgggcggagagtcctgcagcagcagcccggactaacggctctgctccccgctctcacacacagcGGGGACCGAGCTGCTCTGGATATAACTACACATAATAACTATAtactggggtccgtggcagaggggagggaggggggggggttacactgggacactgtgagcccaggagggcccgtgggaagtggacacgggggggctggaagcgagtgcgcgcatgggacggaGGGGGATATTATAtaattggatcaaaacaaataaaatgattctaaatcaggggtctccaaccctggtcctggagagcacctatccaacatattttagatgtttccctgcttcagcacaccatgatacaaggagctgtgtcagcaacagatTGACGTGTCTCCTGGTTACGTGTCTCATCGTCCCCTCAGCTCCTCTCAGTATCTTGTAAAAATCAtgtgttttatatttgtttttaaactggtttactggtttaaagTGGTCTCTGaaactgtaaccatggtaacgagTGTCCTCGTCCCCCCGCAGCTGCTCCCGGAGACGGCCGTGGTGCTGCGGCTGATGCCCAACCTGCCGTGCGTGGTCCAGGAGGGGGCGCTGCTGTTCTGCCGGGGGTCCCGGGCCCCGCCGGAGGCCGGGTCCCTGCTGCGCTCGCTGCTGCGCTGCTGCggcctggtggaggagggacCGGAGTCCTGGCTGGACGTCCACACGGGGCTGAGCGGCAGCGGCGTGGCCTTCGTGAGTTAAACCGGTGACATggtctcaacatttggacttttttctcaaaattgtacttcagcatgaatctcgacatttcgacttttttctctacatttttcgacttttttctcaacatttcaactttaataaCAAAATTTTGacactttttctcaacatttcgacttttttctcaaaattgtgttAGGTCCCTAAATCAAcatacataaattcataacttaggaaagacacagagactgtggaatgatttttaaggccttctgcgcagaaggGAAGCAAAGTGGGAGCcctgcagagcaacatggctctCTGTGGCTCTCGACCAAATGCTTGCTGGCTCCTCCTTTTGCATCagcttttattgagaaaactgTGACAGGAACATTACCATATAAGGATAGTCAGCAGTTAAATAGACAGACAAAGAACAGACGTTGGGGTCACAAGAcacacatgtgacattttcagttaaagaggaacTAATCTGGGATgtcagagcaacagacatcttTAAAAGAACACAAAGGTCAAATGGCTCCCTGACTAAAACAGGAACTTCATGGGGGTCTTTAACAGATGGTCCAACTGATAATGGGAAAGTTGTGGGACAGCCGACCCCCCTGACAGAACTCAGGAAGTGCTGCCCTGTcgtctgttaacatgtgataggCATGTGGAAAACAGGCAGTTCTCCAAGCTCacctaataataagcctgattCTGATAGTTTAATAAGGACAAACTAGttcaaaaaggttgattaacctcacaattgtacttcaatattaatctcaacatttcgacttttttctcgacatttcaatttttttcccgacatttttcaacttttttctcgacatttttcaacttttttctcgacatttttcaactttattgatgagattttgactttttcctcaacattttgacttttttctcgaaattgtacttcaataataatctcgacatttcgacttttttctcaacatttcaactttattaacaaaattttgactttttttctcgacatttcgacttttttgtgtgcataatggaaaaaaaatcttcctcctctaaattattatttttatttttctcctgcctggccctgatactcttctgtacatttgtctatttactggacagtgagcgaaatagcagagtcaaattccctgtttgacctgactggaccaataaacctggttctggttctggttctgattctgattctggttctgattctggttctgattctggttctgattctggttctggttctggttctgattctggttctggttctgattctccTCCTGCCGTGTCTCTCGTGTGCAGGTTTACCTGTTTGCCGAGGCGTTGGCTGAAGGAGCCGTGAAGATGGGGATGCCGAGCGCGTTGGCCAGCAGCATCGCCGCCCAGACTGTTCTGGTCAGTTCTACAAAGACATATTTGAacaaacatatttgaaccattttcagacaataaaataactgaaaaaatgttgttacttgaaaatttttaaatatgtttatgtaaaatatgctttgttgatgagaaaatatgtttcttatttttgtgaggggggatatatattgtttttcggcactaccttgttctctatagctgatataacatgaattactcctatgtgggatcaataaagttcgcgtgtgtgaattaataaatgagatgtaaaacgtacatttctctgtagaaaggtgctttatgaaaataagtccatttacttgtattagtttacagtcttgaacatccaatatggcggcgacgttgacgtatcacagcagctcgatggggcgtctacgtagaTGTCTAtgggttaaagtatatgaaaactttagtgactgagtcatgtgaccagttctggctgaatgcgtcagcagctgagctctggttgccccggcaacaagaacctcgacttCGGAACCTTCCGATTTGGCTGTGAggaaaaacccagattttggcttctgacaaggtttcaaataactctgatttgtgagaaaaccgtagctcgtagCCAAAAATCGAAAACATCAAGAGAGACACAGAACTCAGCAGATTCTGTGAATCTTTAATGAATATCTTATTCAGATATTCattaaaatgagtgagtaagctcagtgcaaagacagagtgagattcttttgaagaaaacgtttgattacattacagtcaatggAGACTGAGACAGGAATTCGCGccgcttaagcccccccccccccgtttaaattttgtccataccccgcctgtcaaagttacattttatgaatccaaacacctatgtctacattctgacagaaaattatttgtctcctttttacggttaGGTCATGaactcaagttacaaataaaaattcaggtaATTTTTAAAGGCTTCTCACACTCTACCAACCGACATTCCGCACTCTAGGTTTGACGagaaagtgatttccagtcctcgcttgagtgctcatatcttgaaaagtgtacatcatAGGAAAGAACCGTttggtgttttggagagaagagaagtttccctccgttttgaagtttgaatgacatttctacatgcaagtatgagaaagctAGGTTTTTTTTACGCCCTCCCATCCACTttgaatgggtttttttgggaataactttgggaaaaatgggaatttcaacaccaaaagtcatagcacactattCCACGAGCCGCACGTTTTGATATATGATGCGCCTGTGTCCTCTGAAATCTGtaggagtagcgaaccgaaatctgtccagaaaaaggaataaataaaaaacatgcaggataacaATAGAGGCCCCGTGGCGCTAATAAGCTTCAGCTTGGAAAAACTCCTTTCTGCTTCCGCTACTGTCACAGCCGAAATTATTCTCTCCTCcatgttgatcgtctctgatctacaacccgtttttttctccctccagcaccttctttcctattggacaccgccgagatgtcgtcacagggcgcacggtgaaataaaaaaatgttaaattcgCATGCAGGCAGGCACGACGCCAACGCCGCGGCAGGCGCGACGCCAACGCCGCGGCAGGCGCCCTCTatgcccctttcacagagagggtgcAAAGCGGCGGCcacgccggctttcccattcattgtgtatgtgctaccgcggcgcaagagTGTCCAATCTCGGCGCGTCCAATAGGAgggaaggtggtggaggctgcgctgAGTCTACTCCCTACCCGGCGGTGGGCGCGGCACAATGCTGCTTCTATGTGAATTATTTTTcgccaaaaggtgcgcccccccttcatctgattggtccatatttgatagttcctactttctgccataacttttgaatggtttgatataaagagtcatggtggagtcatcagacttagttttgagtccttgacttttattggtgaaaattgcacccgcgagggcccgttcatcgctgctacagctttaatttttactctttttttttttacctttccctgcatgtgtgtgttgagttactgctgctgcacaaagtaaatttccccattgagggagaaataaaggacaatcttatcttatcttatcttatcctgCAGGGAGCCGGGACGCTGCTGAGGGATTCTGGGAAACATCCGGCTCAGCTCCGGTCGGAGGTTTGCACGCCGGGCGGGACGACCATCTACGGGCTGCACGCGCTGGAGCAGGGCGGCGTCCGGGCGGCGGTTATGAGCGCCGTGGAGGCGGCTACGGAGCGGGCCCGGGAGCTGGGGGCCCGGGGggccccagggggggcccgggggggccgggggcgGCCATGAGCGCCGTGGAGGCGGCTACGGAGAGGGCCCGGGAGCTGGGCCGGCGCGGCGGCCCCTGCGGCCCCCCGGCCTCCAGGAAGTGACGGCTGCAGCCGCACAACGAACTCTAACTGAAGAAGAAGCCTGACGTCAGACTGTCCTCGGCGTGAAACTGCAGGACAAGAAAAAAGACACGAACTACGGAATATTAGGAGTATCAgggccaagcaggagaaaaatatctgagcggggaagtttttttttttattgtgcactttgagaaaaaagtcgaaatgttgagaaaaaagtcaagattttgggaataaagtcaaaatttcgagaaaaaagtcgaaatgtcgagaataatgttgaattacaatttcaagaaataagttgaaatgtatttcaacattaatctcgaaatttcgactttattcccaaaatttcgacttttttctcaaaattgtatttcaacattaatcttgacatttacactttattctcgacatttcgacttttttctcgacattctttTCTcacagtgcacaataaaaaaaaaatcccccctcaaatatttttctcctgcaggcCCTGATAATCTTCCGTGCACAAACACTTGTTTTCTATCTTAATTATTTTTCCAATAAGTGCGGTTTACATGAGTCTTTTCACGGTTTGATGTAATTGAACTGTAagtttctgtttcatctggaGTTGATCAGAAAACCTTCGGCCTGATCGTCACGCACTAATAATCCAGTCTCTTCATTTAAGACGGTAATTCAGGTAAAGCAGAACCAGGAAGTGGAACCAACACTAGTGGATTATTAGATTTAAAGATCCTGATTTACCTGAAAAACTTCCAGCAGTTCTCGGTTCTAACGTCTCCCTGGGGTTTTACTGGATCTTTACGTGCGTGTAAAGCAGAGCTTGAAGTCGGACTACGTGTCTAAAGTATGAACATAATTGTGTAATAAGAGTATATTTTATTTAGATGAAGCTTAAACGTAAGTTTATGAGTGATTACAGTCGTTCTGCTGTCATGTCTTCATTTCTGTCCCAAGTGTTCACTGCTGAATTTGTACGACACAAATACAGAGTTTCTGCCGCCGAGCGTCtgggattcattcattcattcattcatgcattcatgcattcattcattcattcattcattcattcattcatgcattcattcattcattcattcattcatgcattcattcattcattcattcatgcattcattcattcattcattcattcattcattcattcattcattcatctttcTGCTCTGAAGCTGCACGAGTTATAATCAACTCAGTCTTTAGTTATAGAGGTTAAAACAAACCAAAGTGCTGCACAGCtaaaaacagctgaataaaagatgtacaggactgtctcagaaaattagaatatcctcataaagttctttattttctgtaatgcaattaaaaaaaacaaaaatgtcatccattctggattcattacaaatcaaccgaAATAtctcaagccttttattattttaatattgctgattatggcttacagcttaagattaagattcccagaatattctaattttttgagataggatatttgagttttcttaagctgtaaaccatgatcagcaatattaaaataataaaaggcttgtaatatttcaggtgatttgtaatgaatccagaatggatgacatttttgcattacagaaaataaagaactttatcacaatattctaattttctgagacagtcctgtgtattacaaagataaaataaatggaATAAGATGAGTGTGAAATACAAGAATACAATGAagtaaaaaataagaatatagaatattttttaaataacattttcCAAAATCCACTAAAACTAATGAAAAGCCAGggagaaaaagtgttttttaaagctgatttaaaaTCCTCAAGTGAGCACTGGGAATTAAATGATCCATTTAAAACGGACCAAAGAATTCAGCTTCGTCAGAAAATCAGGTCATGACAGTTAGTGACGTTAGAATCCTCCCATTTCCTTTCTGATCCGATACCGGGTAAAGTTCAGGCTGGTATCGGGGAAAATACAcctaaaataatacaaataaataaataaaatacaactaATGTGCCTGATAAATCTAAAAACAATGTGTATTTTAGCTTAACAAAACatcagagtcacttatttagctatttattttaaaggcaGAACTTTACTGAGGTGGCTCCTCACTCACGATACAGCccagtgtttgaaaaaggtgtttctaTCACTAAAAAAGACCCTAAATagaataataaaaccaaaaaataaataagagattAATAAAcaacacttcgagaaaaaagtcaaaaatgtcgagaataatgttaaagttcaatttcaactttattctcgaaatttcgacttttttcttgaaatttcgactttattcacgaaattttgactttattcttgaaattgtatttcaacattaatcccgacatttcgacttttttctcgaagtgcacaataaaaaaaatcttcctctcaaaaatcttttttttccctgcatggccctgatactatTCTgtataatgttgaagtacaatttcgagaaaaaagtctttattctctttactttattcacgaaatttcgactttattcaaaaaattgtatttcaacattaatctcgatatgtcgacttttttctgcacaaaaaaagtgcataataaaaaaaaaatcttcccctctcaaatatttgttttcctgcatggccctaatactcttccgtagaaaatACTAGATGTGGCgcttcaaattaaattaaattaatatattttttaaatatatttacaattatttttcaattttcaattaaattaattattttttctaatttatgtaaaaatgtatttat encodes:
- the pycr3 gene encoding pyrroline-5-carboxylate reductase 3 translates to MDGSKPRTDQIKTDPDLELKVGFIGAGNMAFGIVKGVLAGNILPGNVKVSAPSSRNLARFQELGVAVTHSNQDVVSGSDLVFVAVKPHLVPLVLNEVSGLVTNRHVLVSVAAGVTLAALEELLPETAVVLRLMPNLPCVVQEGALLFCRGSRAPPEAGSLLRSLLRCCGLVEEGPESWLDVHTGLSGSGVAFVYLFAEALAEGAVKMGMPSALASSIAAQTVLGAGTLLRDSGKHPAQLRSEVCTPGGTTIYGLHALEQGGVRAAVMSAVEAATERARELGARGAPGGARGGRGRP